One stretch of Hevea brasiliensis isolate MT/VB/25A 57/8 chromosome 12, ASM3005281v1, whole genome shotgun sequence DNA includes these proteins:
- the LOC110658631 gene encoding alcohol acyltransferase 9, which translates to MFKSPDLPDCLYQNQPVLISPSIPTPNHSLYLSNLDDQKFLRFSIKYLYLFKKSVSSDILKYSLSKVLVEYYPLAGRLRTTKEDDQKLEVDCNGEGAVFAEAFMDITAEQFLELSSKPNRSWRKLLYRVEAQSFLDIPPLVVQVTNLRCGGMIISTGVNHCVCDGIGTSQFLQAWTHFTTKPNHDLPIVPFHSRYVLKPRNPLQVTFTHPSYVRTADTEPQPALCLNHYLQSQPLVPASLTFSTSHILHLKRQCVPSLKCTTFEILASHAWRCWVRSLDLPSALNVKLLFSVNVRKKLIPEIPPGYYGNGFVLGCAQTYVKDLVSSTLHHGVKLVQHAKSCLSDDYVRSMIDFLEDKTVKTDLSASLVISQWSKLGLEDLDFGEGKPLHMGPLTSDIYCLFLPVIGDDEAVTVLVSLPESAVVKFEHYMKEDFWDKEANDNGYHLEENGLI; encoded by the exons ATGTTCAAATCTCCAGACCTCCCGGATTGTTTGTATCAAAACCAACCAGTTCTAATCTCCCCTTCTATCCCTACCCCAAACCATTCTCTATATCTCTCCAATCTTGATGATCAAAAGTTCCTTAGATTCTCCATTAAATATCTCTACCTTTTCAAAAAATCTGTGAGCTCAGATATCTTGAAATATTCACTCTCTAAAGTTCTCGTGGAGTACTACCCATTAGCCGGGAGGTTGAGAACCACCAAAGAAGACGATCAGAAGCTTGAAGTAGATTGCAATGGAGAAGGTGCGGTCTTTGCTGAAGCTTTCATGGATATCACAGCTGAACAGTTTCTTGAACTTTCTAGCAAACCAAACAGGTCTTGGAGAAAGCTTTTGTATAGAGTGGAAGCCCAGAGCTTCTTGGATATTCCTCCTCTTGTCGTTCAGGTAAC GAATCTGCGGTGCGGAGGAATGATAATAAGCACAGGAGTTAATCACTGCGTATGTGACGGTATAGGCACATCCCAGTTCTTGCAGGCATGGACCCACTTCACCACAAAACCGAATCATGATCTTCCAATCGTGCCGTTTCATTCCCGATACGTGTTAAAACCCCGAAATCCCCTACAAGTTACCTTCACTCATCCTAGTTATGTCAGAACTGCGGACACTGAACCACAACCGGCCTTGTGCCTTAACCACTATTTACAGTCTCAGCCACTGGTGCCCGCTTCCTTAACCTTTAGCACGTCTCATATCCTCCACCTCAAGAGGCAGTGCGTGCCCTCACTCAAGTGTACCACCTTCGAAATACTGGCATCACACGCGTGGCGCTGTTGGGTTAGATCACTGGACTTGCCATCTGCCCTCAACGTCAAGCTCCTTTTCTCAGTTAACGTCAGGAAAAAGTTAATCCCAGAAATACCACCAGGGTATTATGGCAATGGATTCGTCCTTGGGTGTGCTCAGACCTATGTTAAGGATTTGGTCTCTAGTACTTTGCATCATGGGGTGAAGTTGGTTCAACATGCTAAATCTTGTTTAAGCGATGATTATGTGAGGTCAATGATTGATTTCTTGGAGGATAAAACCGTAAAAACTGACCTTTCGGCAAGTTTGGTCATCTCTCAGTGGTCAAAATTAGGATTAGAGGATTTGGATTTTGGAGAAGGGAAGCCATTGCATATGGGGCCTTTGACTAGTGACATTTACTGCTTGTTTTTGCCGGTTATTGGCGATGATGAAGCGGTCACCGTGCTCGTGTCGCTGCCAGAGAGTGCGGTTGTGAAGTTTGAGCATTATATGAAGGAGGATTTTTGGGATAAAGAAGCCAATGATAATGGGTATCATCTAGAAGAAAATGGATTGATTTGA